One stretch of Pedobacter riviphilus DNA includes these proteins:
- a CDS encoding LacI family DNA-binding transcriptional regulator: MKKRVSIKDIAKQLDISITTVSFVINGKAREKNISESLTKKVLDLVAELNYQPNTLATSLRTGKTKIIGFLVDDISEPFFSGIARRIDEIASSLGYKILFSSTRNDTEKAIELLQIFKDRHVDGYIMALPEGLEEEVKKLIQTDAPVVLFDRYVQDVKTDYVIIDNQSSTYAATEHLIKNNYKRIGFVTIDTAQQQMVDRLAGYESAVEKYNLPAIVKKIKYVNSAESIEEMIKFFKAEKQLDAVVFAANYICLDGLRTFRKLGIQIHKDIAVVSFDDFEILEFCEPPVTAIAQPLEAIAENVMKILLNKLKKAGKAIENTQVSLPTILHIRGSSAKK, translated from the coding sequence ATGAAGAAACGTGTTTCAATTAAAGATATCGCTAAACAATTAGATATTTCCATTACAACCGTATCGTTTGTAATTAATGGAAAAGCAAGAGAAAAAAACATTAGCGAATCGCTTACTAAAAAGGTTTTAGACCTTGTAGCTGAATTAAATTACCAGCCTAATACCCTTGCTACAAGTTTAAGAACAGGTAAAACAAAAATTATAGGTTTTTTAGTTGATGATATTTCTGAGCCTTTTTTCTCTGGTATAGCACGCCGAATTGATGAAATTGCTTCGAGCCTTGGTTATAAAATCCTTTTTAGCAGCACCAGAAACGATACCGAAAAAGCAATAGAACTGTTGCAGATTTTTAAAGACAGGCATGTTGATGGCTACATTATGGCCTTACCAGAGGGCTTGGAAGAAGAAGTTAAAAAATTGATCCAAACAGATGCTCCTGTGGTACTGTTTGATCGGTATGTACAGGATGTTAAAACAGATTATGTAATAATCGATAATCAGAGCAGTACCTACGCAGCCACTGAACACCTCATTAAAAATAATTATAAAAGAATAGGTTTTGTAACCATCGATACAGCACAGCAACAGATGGTAGACCGCCTGGCCGGTTATGAAAGTGCTGTAGAAAAATATAACTTGCCGGCAATTGTAAAGAAGATAAAATATGTGAACTCTGCCGAATCGATTGAGGAGATGATCAAGTTTTTTAAAGCAGAGAAACAGCTAGATGCGGTAGTTTTTGCAGCCAACTATATTTGTTTAGATGGCTTGAGAACTTTTAGAAAACTAGGTATTCAGATCCATAAGGATATAGCTGTTGTTTCATTTGATGATTTCGAAATCTTAGAATTTTGTGAGCCTCCGGTTACGGCTATTGCACAACCTCTTGAAGCCATTGCAGAAAACGTGATGAAAATTTTATTAAACAAGCTTAAAAAGGCCGGAAAGGCTATCGAAAACACGCAGGTATCGTTACCTACCATCTTACACATTAGAGGCTCAAGCGCAAAGAAATAA
- the pyrH gene encoding UMP kinase, giving the protein MKYKRILLKLSGESLMGEKQYGIDNERVKQYAEDIKAVHDKGLEIAIVIGGGNIFRGLSAEKSGMDRAQADYMGMLATVINSMALQDALEKVGIKTRLLTAIKMEQICEPFIRRRAVRHLEKGRVVIFGAGTGNPYFTTDSAAALRAIEIKADVVLKGTRVDGIYTADPEKDPLATKYEEISFREVYDKGLNVMDMTAFTLCEENQVPIIVFDMNKHGNFMKIASGEPIGTLVK; this is encoded by the coding sequence ATGAAATATAAACGCATCCTACTTAAGCTTAGTGGAGAATCGCTAATGGGCGAAAAACAATACGGTATTGATAATGAACGCGTTAAACAATACGCTGAAGACATTAAAGCGGTACACGATAAAGGCTTAGAAATCGCAATCGTAATTGGAGGAGGAAATATTTTTAGAGGCTTGAGTGCCGAAAAAAGTGGGATGGACAGAGCACAAGCCGATTACATGGGCATGTTGGCTACGGTAATCAACTCCATGGCCCTGCAAGATGCTTTAGAAAAAGTTGGTATTAAAACACGTTTACTTACTGCAATTAAAATGGAACAGATCTGCGAACCGTTTATCCGCAGAAGAGCTGTTCGACATTTAGAAAAAGGCCGTGTAGTTATTTTTGGTGCAGGAACCGGTAACCCGTACTTTACAACCGATTCTGCAGCAGCTTTACGTGCTATCGAAATTAAAGCCGATGTTGTTTTAAAAGGAACACGTGTTGATGGAATTTATACCGCAGATCCTGAAAAAGATCCATTGGCCACTAAATATGAAGAAATTTCTTTTAGAGAAGTTTATGATAAAGGCCTTAATGTAATGGATATGACAGCCTTTACCCTTTGCGAAGAAAACCAAGTGCCGATTATTGTGTTTGATATGAACAAACACGGCAATTTCATGAAAATCGCTAGCGGCGAACCTATTGGAACCCTGGTTAAATAA
- the frr gene encoding ribosome recycling factor, giving the protein MNDLIQLQLMDTQSAMERAIDHCESELTKIRAGKASAGMLDGIFVDYYGAATALSQVASINTPDARTIVIQPWEKSLLTAIEKAIQVANIGINPQNDGIVIRLVVPPLTEERRKDLVKKVKEEAERGRITVRNIRKDANTKIQKLKGEGVSDDEIKTGEGEVQKLTDAYIIKVDKHAEAKEKDVMTV; this is encoded by the coding sequence ATGAACGACCTCATACAATTACAATTAATGGATACTCAATCTGCAATGGAAAGAGCTATCGATCATTGTGAATCTGAATTAACTAAAATCAGAGCTGGTAAAGCATCAGCTGGAATGTTGGATGGTATTTTCGTGGATTATTATGGCGCAGCTACAGCATTATCGCAAGTAGCCAGTATTAATACGCCCGATGCCAGAACAATCGTAATCCAACCTTGGGAAAAATCACTTTTAACTGCAATCGAAAAAGCTATTCAAGTAGCTAATATTGGTATCAATCCACAAAATGATGGTATTGTTATCCGCCTGGTTGTGCCGCCTTTAACAGAAGAACGTAGAAAAGACTTGGTCAAAAAGGTTAAGGAAGAAGCCGAAAGAGGCCGCATTACCGTTCGTAATATCCGTAAGGATGCCAATACCAAAATTCAAAAATTAAAAGGCGAAGGTGTTTCTGATGATGAAATTAAAACAGGCGAAGGCGAAGTACAAAAATTAACCGATGCTTATATCATTAAGGTTGACAAACATGCTGAAGCGAAAGAAAAAGATGTAATGACAGTTTAA
- a CDS encoding Lrp/AsnC ligand binding domain-containing protein, protein MLKKDNSNLEIDNLDIDILKQLMQDATKPYTEIAKDLIVSGGTIHVRMKKLQEMGIIKGSHLIIDPQKAGYDICAFLGIYLEKGIQYKDAVAQLSKIKEVVELHYTTGAYSMFAKIICRDTNHLRHVLNEEIQAVNGIQRTETLISLEESIKRQIELG, encoded by the coding sequence ATGCTTAAAAAAGACAATTCCAATTTAGAAATTGACAACCTCGACATCGATATATTGAAGCAATTGATGCAGGATGCCACCAAACCTTATACAGAAATCGCTAAAGATCTGATTGTTTCGGGTGGAACGATACACGTTAGGATGAAGAAACTGCAAGAAATGGGCATTATAAAGGGCTCTCATCTCATCATTGATCCGCAAAAGGCCGGATATGATATCTGCGCCTTTTTAGGTATTTACCTGGAGAAAGGAATCCAGTACAAAGATGCGGTTGCGCAGTTGAGCAAAATTAAAGAAGTGGTAGAATTGCATTACACTACAGGAGCATACAGTATGTTTGCCAAAATTATTTGTAGAGACACCAATCATTTACGCCATGTTTTAAACGAAGAAATACAGGCCGTGAACGGCATTCAGCGTACAGAGACTTTAATCTCGTTAGAAGAGAGCATTAAGCGTCAGATTGAACTAGGATAG